A single region of the Pseudomonas granadensis genome encodes:
- a CDS encoding alpha-amylase family protein, giving the protein MSAEWPHTTVIYQVDPSQFFDRNDDGCGDLAGIVERLDHLCSLGIGALWLLPIFGSPFRDCGYDISDHQAVEPRFGSEADFRRLIDAANQRGIRVIMELVLQHTSDQHPWFQQARRDRHSRYRDYYIWSDQPVDDGNQPIFPGVEDSIWQWDEQAGQFYRHLFYRHEPDLNLQNPAVIAEIEQIISHWLRRGVAGFRLDAASHAVEQAGGGEEERGVWLLERLAAHARSITPECLLMGEVDVEPQRFQHYFGSGNRLQLALDFWMNNHLFLALARERAEPLLRALRQRPHAPDGAGYAVWLRNHDELDLERLSPAEREEVMQVFAPQEDMRVYGRGIRRRLAPMLNGDVLHQALAQALLASLPGTPIIRYGEEIGMGDDLRRRERLAVRTPMQWSAEVNGGFSRAEQTKLPAPLIEDEPFSYQRVNVAAQQDDPESLLARCQAIFQQRAQLGEIGWGASEPLALAHPAVFAMRHVGAAITIVVANLSRQPVTLDRALNKELKGFEQVLADGIYPSPVSETEALTLNGFGYRWFRRSVSKP; this is encoded by the coding sequence ATGAGTGCTGAATGGCCGCACACCACCGTGATCTATCAAGTCGACCCGTCGCAGTTTTTCGACCGCAACGACGATGGCTGCGGCGACCTTGCCGGCATCGTTGAACGCCTTGATCACCTGTGCTCGTTAGGCATCGGTGCGCTGTGGTTGCTGCCGATCTTCGGCTCACCGTTTCGCGATTGCGGCTATGACATTAGCGATCATCAGGCCGTGGAACCGCGCTTCGGCAGCGAAGCGGATTTTCGCCGGCTGATCGACGCGGCCAACCAGCGCGGCATACGGGTAATCATGGAACTGGTGCTGCAACACACCAGCGACCAACACCCGTGGTTTCAGCAGGCGCGGCGGGATCGCCACAGCCGCTATCGCGACTATTACATCTGGTCGGACCAACCGGTGGACGATGGCAACCAGCCGATCTTTCCCGGTGTGGAAGACAGCATCTGGCAATGGGACGAACAGGCCGGGCAGTTCTACCGGCATCTGTTTTACCGGCATGAGCCAGACCTGAACCTGCAAAACCCGGCAGTGATCGCCGAGATCGAACAGATCATCAGCCACTGGCTGCGCAGGGGCGTTGCCGGGTTTCGTCTGGACGCCGCGTCCCACGCCGTGGAACAGGCCGGCGGCGGCGAGGAAGAACGCGGTGTATGGCTGCTCGAACGGTTGGCCGCGCATGCGCGTTCGATCACCCCGGAATGCCTGTTGATGGGCGAAGTCGATGTCGAACCGCAGCGGTTTCAGCACTATTTCGGCAGCGGCAATCGCTTGCAACTGGCGCTGGATTTCTGGATGAACAATCACCTGTTTCTGGCCCTCGCCCGCGAGCGTGCCGAACCGCTGCTGCGCGCGTTGCGCCAGCGCCCGCACGCCCCGGATGGCGCTGGTTATGCGGTGTGGCTGCGCAACCATGACGAGCTGGATCTGGAACGCCTGAGCCCGGCCGAACGCGAGGAAGTCATGCAGGTGTTTGCCCCGCAAGAGGACATGCGTGTCTATGGCCGGGGCATCCGCCGACGGCTGGCGCCAATGCTCAATGGCGACGTGCTGCATCAGGCCTTGGCGCAGGCGCTGCTGGCGTCGTTGCCGGGCACGCCGATCATTCGTTACGGCGAGGAAATCGGTATGGGCGACGACCTGCGACGGCGCGAACGCCTCGCGGTACGCACGCCGATGCAATGGAGTGCAGAGGTCAATGGCGGGTTTTCCCGCGCGGAACAGACGAAGCTGCCGGCACCGCTGATCGAGGACGAACCGTTCAGCTATCAGCGGGTGAATGTTGCCGCGCAGCAAGACGATCCCGAGTCGCTGCTCGCGCGCTGTCAGGCGATCTTTCAGCAGCGGGCGCAGCTCGGCGAAATCGGCTGGGGCGCCTCTGAACCCCTTGCGCTGGCGCATCCGGCGGTGTTTGCCATGCGCCATGTTGGCGCAGCGATCACCATTGTCGTGGCCAACCTCAGTCGGCAGCCGGTCACGCTCGATCGAGCGTTGAACAAAGAGCTGAAGGGTTTCGAGCAGGTCCTCGCGGACGGCATCTATCCCTCGCCCGTCAGCGAAACCGAGGCGCTGACACTGAACGGCTTTGGCTACCGCTGGTTTCGTCGCAGCGTTTCAAAACCATAA
- a CDS encoding alpha-amylase family glycosyl hydrolase: MSATQNLTWWKNVAIYQVYPRSFADGNGDGIGDLPGLIARLDYLKTLGVGALWLSPVYPSPMCDAGYDICDYTDIDPLFGRLADLDQLISEAHKRGLKLLMDFVPNHTSDQHPWFIESRASRDNPKRDWYLWRDQPNNWRASIDGGSAWTWDEGSQQYYLHFFLPQQPDLNWHNPQVVEAMHNVLKFWLDRGVDGFRIDVVHCVGKDPTFADDPRCMAGETMVQINDQPYSHEVLRGLRRLVDHYPGDRVLIGEVNIRSTARVAAYYGASDELHMSFNFPPLDAPWDPVVFRLCIREVERCLGEQSAWPTWALSNHDNSRIRSRYGGSLARANAAAVMLLSLRGTPFIFQGDELALEDTQVTAQTRVDPGGRDGSRAPLPWLAQAPHGWSGKAPWLPFPPEAEALAVDTQEAACDSTLNLYRRLLHCRRESAALRLGDWQELPSHPQLLAYRRHCEDDERIVCVNFDAAEHAFVLTGEWIVEVASDRHGEDQPFAGLVAAQQALILRQKGTAHEC; the protein is encoded by the coding sequence ATGTCCGCTACGCAGAATTTGACATGGTGGAAAAACGTCGCGATTTATCAGGTCTATCCGCGCTCGTTTGCCGACGGCAACGGTGACGGCATCGGCGATCTGCCGGGGCTGATCGCGCGGCTCGATTACCTCAAGACGCTCGGTGTTGGCGCGTTGTGGTTGTCACCGGTGTACCCGTCGCCAATGTGCGACGCCGGTTACGACATTTGCGACTACACCGACATCGACCCGCTGTTCGGGCGCCTGGCCGATCTCGATCAGCTGATTTCCGAGGCGCACAAGCGTGGCCTCAAACTGCTCATGGATTTTGTGCCCAACCACACCTCGGACCAGCATCCGTGGTTCATCGAATCGCGCGCCAGCCGCGACAACCCCAAGCGTGACTGGTACCTCTGGCGCGACCAGCCGAACAACTGGCGCGCGTCGATCGATGGCGGTAGCGCCTGGACCTGGGATGAAGGCAGTCAGCAATACTATCTGCACTTCTTTTTGCCGCAGCAGCCCGACCTCAACTGGCACAACCCGCAAGTCGTCGAGGCGATGCACAACGTGCTGAAGTTCTGGCTCGACCGCGGCGTGGATGGCTTCCGCATCGATGTGGTGCATTGCGTCGGCAAGGATCCGACTTTCGCCGATGACCCGCGCTGCATGGCTGGCGAAACCATGGTGCAGATCAACGATCAGCCCTACAGCCACGAAGTGCTGCGTGGCTTGCGTCGGTTGGTGGACCATTACCCCGGCGACCGCGTGTTGATCGGTGAAGTGAATATCCGCTCGACCGCACGCGTGGCGGCGTATTACGGCGCCAGTGATGAATTGCACATGTCGTTCAACTTCCCGCCACTCGACGCGCCGTGGGACCCGGTGGTGTTTCGCCTGTGCATCCGAGAAGTCGAACGTTGCCTCGGCGAGCAATCGGCATGGCCGACCTGGGCCTTGTCCAACCACGACAACAGCCGCATCCGCAGCCGTTACGGCGGCTCGCTGGCGCGCGCAAACGCAGCGGCGGTGATGCTGCTGAGTCTGCGCGGCACGCCGTTCATTTTTCAGGGCGACGAACTGGCGCTGGAGGACACCCAGGTCACCGCACAAACCCGCGTCGACCCCGGTGGACGCGACGGCAGCCGCGCGCCGTTACCGTGGCTGGCGCAGGCGCCGCACGGCTGGTCGGGCAAGGCGCCATGGCTGCCCTTCCCGCCTGAAGCCGAAGCGCTGGCTGTGGACACTCAGGAAGCGGCCTGCGACTCCACGCTCAATCTGTACCGGCGCCTGCTGCATTGCCGCCGCGAGAGCGCAGCCTTGCGCCTCGGCGACTGGCAGGAATTGCCCTCGCACCCACAGCTATTGGCTTATCGGCGCCATTGCGAGGATGACGAACGCATCGTCTGCGTCAACTTCGACGCGGCCGAGCACGCCTTTGTGTTGACCGGCGAGTGGATTGTCGAAGTGGCCAGTGATCGCCACGGCGAAGACCAACCGTTCGCCGGCCTCGTCGCCGCGCAACAAGCGCTGATCCTGCGTCAGAAAGGAACTGCCCATGAGTGCTGA
- a CDS encoding MBL fold metallo-hydrolase, with amino-acid sequence MRVHHLNCGCMCPLGGALFDGYSRGLTASVVCHCLLIETASNGLILVDTGFGQQDVQHPQRLSRFFRTLNNIRLEHRFTALEQIRRLGFDANDVRHILLTHLDFDHAGALQDFPRARVHVMQQELQHARSANDWIERRRFVPAQWRNVEGWELYAPQGDTWFGFDSVRAVLGAEEEDILLVPLSGHTLGHAGIALRTADGWQLHAGDAYFHHDEVHLPKRRCPPGMRLYQFMMDSDRQARLHNQQRLRELAADARAAVKIYCSHDARELERAIHAGADAAARSPGQGDRLRHL; translated from the coding sequence ATGCGTGTGCATCATTTGAATTGCGGCTGTATGTGCCCGTTGGGTGGCGCGTTGTTCGATGGCTACAGTCGCGGCCTGACGGCGTCGGTGGTGTGTCACTGCCTGCTGATCGAAACCGCGAGCAACGGCCTGATTCTGGTCGACACCGGTTTTGGCCAGCAGGACGTCCAGCATCCGCAGCGCCTGAGCCGCTTTTTCCGCACGCTGAACAACATCCGTCTCGAACACCGCTTCACTGCGCTGGAGCAGATCCGCCGGTTGGGATTCGATGCCAACGACGTGCGCCATATCCTCCTGACCCACCTGGACTTCGACCACGCCGGCGCCTTGCAGGACTTTCCGCGCGCACGGGTGCACGTCATGCAGCAGGAACTGCAGCATGCCCGTTCGGCGAATGACTGGATTGAACGGCGGCGCTTCGTCCCGGCGCAATGGCGCAACGTCGAAGGCTGGGAGCTGTACGCGCCGCAGGGCGACACCTGGTTCGGATTCGATTCGGTACGCGCCGTGCTCGGCGCCGAGGAAGAAGACATCCTGCTGGTGCCGCTCAGCGGCCACACCCTCGGCCACGCCGGCATTGCCCTGCGCACCGCCGACGGTTGGCAGTTGCACGCCGGCGACGCCTATTTCCACCACGATGAAGTCCATCTGCCGAAACGCCGCTGCCCGCCGGGCATGCGCCTGTACCAATTCATGATGGACAGCGACCGCCAGGCGCGGCTGCACAACCAGCAACGCCTGCGCGAACTGGCCGCCGATGCGCGCGCAGCGGTGAAGATCTATTGCAGCCATGATGCGCGTGAGCTGGAACGGGCAATTCACGCCGGGGCTGACGCTGCGGCGAGATCACCGGGGCAGGGGGACCGGTTGCGGCATTTGTGA
- a CDS encoding sugar ABC transporter permease, translating to MNQVKQLFTRYKMLALVFAVVLIWLFFSWQTEGGFLTPRNLSNLLRQMSITGILACGMVLVIISGEIDLSVGSLLGLLGGLAAILDVVYHIPLLANLSLVALCGLMIGLGNGYMTAYLRIPSFIVGLGGMLAFRGILLGITGGTTIAPVSPELVYIGQGYLPHAMGTGLGIVLFALTVFLTWRQRRNRALHGLAAHSLARDVIRVLVIGAVLAGFVQTLNSYDGIPVPVLLLLALLGVFSYVTSQTVFGRRVYAVGSNMEATRLSGINVQAVKLWIFGIMGVMCALAGMVNTARLAAGSPSAGSMGELDAIAACFIGGTSMRGGSGTVYGALLGALVITSLDNGMSMLDVDSYWQMIVKGSILVLAVWVDVSTRTGRR from the coding sequence ATGAATCAGGTCAAACAGCTGTTCACCCGCTACAAAATGCTCGCGCTGGTGTTCGCCGTGGTGCTGATCTGGCTGTTCTTCAGCTGGCAGACCGAGGGCGGTTTTCTCACCCCGCGCAATCTTTCCAACCTGCTGCGGCAAATGTCGATCACCGGGATTCTCGCCTGCGGCATGGTGCTGGTGATCATCAGTGGCGAGATCGATCTGTCGGTCGGCTCACTGCTTGGCCTGCTCGGCGGGCTCGCGGCGATACTCGACGTCGTCTATCACATCCCGCTGCTGGCCAACCTGAGTCTGGTGGCCCTGTGCGGGCTGATGATCGGCCTCGGCAACGGCTACATGACCGCGTACCTGCGCATCCCGTCATTCATCGTCGGGCTGGGCGGCATGCTGGCGTTTCGCGGGATCTTGCTGGGGATTACCGGCGGCACCACCATTGCCCCGGTATCGCCGGAACTGGTCTACATCGGTCAGGGTTACCTGCCCCACGCCATGGGCACCGGGCTGGGCATCGTGCTGTTCGCGCTGACCGTATTCCTCACCTGGAGACAGCGGCGCAACCGCGCCCTGCACGGCCTCGCCGCGCATTCACTGGCGCGTGACGTGATCCGCGTGCTGGTCATCGGCGCGGTGCTGGCCGGCTTCGTGCAGACGCTCAACAGCTACGACGGCATTCCCGTGCCGGTCCTGCTGCTGCTGGCCCTGCTCGGTGTGTTCAGCTACGTCACCAGCCAGACCGTGTTCGGCCGCCGCGTCTATGCGGTGGGCAGCAACATGGAAGCGACGCGCCTGTCGGGTATCAACGTGCAAGCGGTCAAGCTGTGGATTTTCGGCATCATGGGCGTGATGTGCGCCCTCGCCGGCATGGTCAATACTGCGCGCCTCGCCGCCGGTTCACCCTCGGCCGGCAGCATGGGCGAACTCGACGCCATCGCCGCCTGCTTCATCGGCGGCACCTCCATGCGCGGCGGTTCGGGCACTGTCTACGGCGCGCTGCTCGGCGCACTGGTGATCACCAGCCTGGACAACGGAATGTCGATGCTCGACGTCGACAGTTACTGGCAGATGATCGTCAAGGGCAGCATTCTGGTGCTGGCGGTGTGGGTGGATGTGAGTACGCGCACGGGGCGGCGTTGA
- the xylG gene encoding D-xylose ABC transporter ATP-binding protein, whose translation MSDYLLQMNGIVKSFNGVKALNGIDIKVRPGECVGLCGENGAGKSTLMKILSAVYPHGTWDGEILWDGQPLRAQSISETEAAGIVIIHQELTLVPDLSVAENIFMGHELTLPGGRMNYPAMIHRAEALMRELKVPDMNVSLPVSQYGGGYQQLVEIAKALNKQARLLILDEPSSALSRSEIEVLLDIIRDLKAKGVACVYISHKLDEVAAVCDTIAVIRDGKHIATTAMADMDIAQIITQMVGREMSNLYPSEPHEIGEVIFEARHITCYDVDNPKRKRVDDVSFVLKRGEILGIAGLVGAGRTELVTALYGAYPGRHEGEVWLDGQPIDTATPLKSIRAGLCLVPEDRKRQGIIPDLGVGQNITLAVLDSYSKLSRIDAEAELGSIDREIARLHLKTASPFLPITSLSGGNQQKAVLAKMLLAKPRVLILDEPTRGVDVGAKYEIYKLMGALAAAGVSIIMVSSELAEVLGVSDRVLVIGEGQLRGDFVNQDLTQEQVLAAALSQPGSHNNNDRKSA comes from the coding sequence ATGTCCGACTACCTGCTGCAAATGAACGGCATCGTCAAATCCTTCAACGGTGTCAAAGCGCTCAACGGCATCGACATCAAGGTCCGGCCCGGTGAGTGCGTGGGCCTGTGCGGCGAGAACGGTGCCGGCAAATCGACGCTGATGAAAATCCTCTCGGCGGTCTATCCGCATGGCACCTGGGACGGTGAAATCCTCTGGGACGGGCAACCGCTGCGGGCGCAATCGATTAGCGAAACCGAAGCCGCCGGCATCGTCATCATCCACCAGGAACTGACCCTGGTGCCGGACCTTTCGGTCGCCGAAAACATCTTCATGGGCCACGAACTGACACTACCCGGCGGGCGCATGAACTACCCGGCGATGATCCACCGCGCCGAAGCGCTGATGCGCGAACTGAAAGTGCCGGACATGAACGTCTCGCTGCCGGTTTCCCAATACGGCGGCGGTTATCAGCAACTGGTGGAAATCGCCAAGGCGCTGAACAAGCAGGCGCGCCTGCTGATCCTCGACGAGCCTTCATCGGCGCTGAGCCGTTCGGAAATCGAGGTGTTGCTCGACATCATCCGCGACCTCAAGGCCAAGGGCGTCGCTTGCGTGTACATCTCGCACAAGCTCGATGAAGTGGCCGCCGTGTGCGACACCATTGCGGTGATCCGCGACGGCAAACACATCGCCACCACCGCCATGGCCGACATGGACATTGCGCAGATCATCACGCAGATGGTCGGCCGGGAAATGAGCAACCTCTACCCGTCCGAGCCGCACGAGATTGGCGAGGTGATTTTCGAAGCGCGGCATATCACCTGCTACGACGTCGACAACCCCAAGCGCAAACGGGTCGACGATGTGTCGTTCGTGCTCAAGCGCGGCGAGATCCTCGGTATCGCCGGACTGGTCGGCGCCGGCCGCACCGAACTGGTCACGGCCCTGTACGGCGCGTATCCCGGCCGCCATGAGGGCGAAGTCTGGCTCGACGGCCAGCCGATCGACACCGCCACGCCGCTGAAATCGATCCGTGCCGGCCTGTGCCTGGTGCCCGAAGACCGCAAGCGCCAGGGCATCATTCCAGACCTCGGCGTCGGCCAGAACATCACCCTTGCCGTGCTCGACAGTTATTCGAAACTCAGCCGCATCGATGCCGAGGCCGAACTGGGCAGCATCGACCGGGAAATCGCGCGCCTGCACCTGAAGACCGCCAGCCCGTTTCTGCCGATCACCAGCCTGTCCGGCGGCAACCAGCAAAAAGCCGTGCTGGCAAAAATGCTGCTGGCCAAGCCGCGGGTGCTGATTCTCGATGAGCCGACCCGCGGCGTCGACGTTGGCGCCAAATACGAAATCTACAAATTGATGGGCGCGCTGGCGGCCGCCGGCGTGTCGATCATCATGGTTTCGTCGGAACTGGCCGAAGTGCTCGGCGTGTCCGACCGCGTGCTGGTGATCGGCGAAGGCCAGTTGCGCGGCGACTTCGTCAATCAGGATCTGACCCAGGAACAGGTGCTCGCCGCCGCGCTCAGCCAGCCCGGCAGCCATAACAATAATGATCGGAAATCCGCGTAA
- the xylF gene encoding D-xylose ABC transporter substrate-binding protein, translated as MKNLKRTLLASALALLSLPVLADAAHPKIGFSIDDLRLERWSRDRDYFVAAAEKMDAKVFVQSADANEQKQISQIENLISRGVDVIVIVPFNATVLTNAVAEAKKAGIKVVSYDRLILNADVDAYISFDNEKVGEMQAGGVLKAAPKGNYFLLGGAPTDNNAKILREGQMKVLQPAIDKGDIKIVGQQWVKEWNPTEALSIVENALTRNDNKIAGIVASNDATAGGAIQALAAQQLAGKVPISGQDADLAAVKRVIAGTQTMTVYKPLKLIASEAAKLSVQLARNEKPAYTSQYDNGSKKVDTILLTPTPLTKDNIDLLEQDGFYTKAQIAGQ; from the coding sequence ATGAAGAACCTCAAACGTACGCTCCTGGCCAGTGCTCTGGCGCTGCTGTCGCTACCGGTACTGGCTGACGCTGCCCACCCGAAAATCGGCTTCTCCATCGATGACCTGCGTCTGGAACGCTGGTCCCGCGATCGCGATTACTTCGTCGCGGCGGCGGAAAAAATGGACGCCAAGGTGTTCGTGCAGTCGGCCGATGCCAACGAGCAGAAGCAGATTTCGCAGATCGAAAACCTGATCTCCCGTGGCGTCGATGTGATCGTCATCGTGCCGTTCAACGCCACCGTGCTGACCAATGCCGTGGCCGAAGCGAAGAAGGCCGGAATCAAGGTCGTGTCCTATGACCGCCTGATTCTCAACGCCGATGTCGACGCCTACATTTCCTTCGATAACGAAAAGGTCGGCGAGATGCAGGCCGGCGGCGTGCTGAAGGCCGCGCCGAAGGGCAATTACTTCCTGCTCGGTGGCGCGCCCACTGACAACAACGCCAAGATCCTCCGTGAAGGCCAGATGAAAGTGCTGCAACCGGCCATCGACAAGGGCGATATCAAGATCGTTGGCCAGCAGTGGGTCAAGGAGTGGAACCCGACCGAAGCGCTGAGCATTGTGGAAAACGCCCTGACCCGCAACGACAACAAAATCGCCGGCATCGTCGCCTCCAACGACGCCACTGCCGGCGGTGCGATCCAGGCCCTGGCCGCGCAGCAACTGGCCGGCAAGGTGCCGATTTCCGGGCAGGACGCCGACCTCGCCGCCGTCAAGCGGGTGATCGCCGGCACGCAAACCATGACCGTGTACAAGCCGCTGAAACTCATCGCCTCCGAAGCGGCCAAGCTCTCGGTGCAACTGGCGCGCAACGAAAAACCCGCCTACACCTCGCAGTACGACAACGGCAGCAAAAAAGTCGACACCATCCTGCTCACGCCCACCCCGCTGACCAAGGACAACATCGACTTGCTCGAACAGGACGGGTTCTACACCAAGGCGCAGATAGCCGGGCAGTGA